The genomic region AGCCGGCTGCAAGGACATCCGCGCCATGGTGCTGGTGGCCGCGCCCGAAGGTATCGCCGCCGTCGAGAAAGCCCACCCGGATGTGCAGATCTATACCGCGTCCATCGATGAGCGCTTGAACGAGCACGGCTACATCATCCCGGGCCTGGGCGATGCCGGTGACAAGATCTTCGGCACCAAGCAGAAGGACGCGTGAGCATGCAGGATGAATTCAACGACCCGCTTTGGCGCCAGATCCTGTCTGGCGCACAGATGCTCTTCGTAGCATTTGGCGCGTTGGTGTTGATGCCGCTGATCACAGGTCTTGATCCAAACGTCGCACTGTTCACCGCAGGCCTGGGCACGTTGCTGTTCCAGGTGGTGACAGGGCGGCAGGTGCCGGTCTTCCTGGCATCGAGTTTCGCCTTTATCACCCCGATCATTCTCGCCAAGGGCCAGTTCGGCCTGGCGGCAACCATGGGTGGGGTGATGGCGGCCGGTTTCGTCTACACGTTCCTGGGCCTGGCCGTGAAGGTCAAGGGCACCGGGTTTATCGACCGGCTGTTGCCGCCAGTGGTGATCGGCCCGGTGATTATCTCCATCGGTCTGGCCATGGCGCCGATTGCCGCCAATATGGCCATGGGCAAGTCAGGCGACGGTGCCGAGTTGATCCATTACCAGACGGCGATGCTGATCTCGATGCCGGCGCTGCTCACCACCTTGATCGTTGCGGTGTTCGGCAAGGGCATTTTCCGCCTGGTGCCGATCATTTCCGGTGTGCTGGTGGGGTTTGCCATGTCGTTCTACTTTGGCGTGGTCGACACCGCAAAGATCGCCGCTGCGCCCTGGTTCGCCCTGCCCCATTTCACCGCGCCGGAGTTCAACTGGCAGGCGATCCTGTTTATCGTCCCAGTGGCCCTGGCCCCGGCGATCGAGCATATCGGCGGTGTGATTGCAGTAGGCAGCGTGACCGGCCGCGATTACCTGAAAAAGCCCGGCCTGCACCGCACGCTGCTGGGTGACGGCATTGCCACCACGGCAGCGGGGATGTTTGGCGGCCCGCCGAACACCACCTACGCCGAAGTGACCGGCGCAGTGATGCTGACCAAGAACTACAACCCGAAAATCATGACCTGGGCGGCGGTATTTGCCATCAGCCTGGCGTTTATCGGCAAGTTCGGCGCACTGCTGCAGAGCATCCCGGTACCGGTGATGGGCGGGATTCTGTGCCTGCTGTTCGGCTCGATTGCCGCAGTGGGGATGAACACGCTGATTCGCCACAGGATCGACCTGGGTGAAGCGCGCAACCTGGTGATTGTGTCGGTGACCCTGGTATTCGGGATTGGCGGTGTGCTGGTCGGCACCGGCACCGGCCCGGATGATTTCGGCCTCAAGGGCATCGCCCTGTGTGCGGTGGTGGCGATTGGCCTGAATTTGCTGCTGCCGGGCAATGATGGCTGGAAGAACAAGAAGCCGGATGAGCCGCTTCTTTAACTAACGCCGCAAAACTGAATGTGGGAGGGGGCTTGCCCCCGATGACGGAGTGTCAGTCGACATCTAATCGACTGATCCACCGCCATCGGGGGCAAGCCCCCTCCCACATTTGATTTTCAGCGTCTGTTAAAGCTCGCCGAGCCCGTCGATCAGCGCCTGGTTCTGCTCAGGCGTACCGATGCTGATCCGCAGGAACTGGGCAATCCGCTCCTGCTTGAAGTGCCGCACGATCACCCCTTGCTCACGCAACTTGGCCGCCAGGCCGGCCGCGTCGTGTTGCGGGTGGCGAGCGAAGATGAAGTTGGCCGCTGATGGCAACACTTCAAAGCCTTTAGCCTGCAACTGCGCAACGAGCTTCTCGCGACTGTCGATCACCAACTGGCAGGTCTTCGCGAAATACTCACGGTCATCGAACGCCGCCGCCGCACCGACAATCGCCAAGCGATCCAACGGGTAGGAGTTAAAGCTGTTCTTGACCCGCTCCAGCGCCTCGATCAGGTCTGGGTGGCCCACGGCCAGGCCCACACGCAAACCGGCCAGTGAGCGCGATTTGGACAGGGTCTGGGTCACCAGCAGGTTCGGGTAACGGTCTACCAGGCTGATGGCGGTCTCGCCGCCGAAGTCGATATAGGCTTCATCGACCACGACGACCGAGTCCGGGCTGGCCTTGAGAAGCTGCTCCACCGCATCCAGCGCCAGTACGCAGCCGGTCGGCGCGTTCGGGTTGGGGATGATGATCCCGCCGTTGGGCCTGGCGTAGTCCGCCACTCGGATCTGGAACTGCTCATCCAACGGCACGGCGTCGAACTTGATGCCGTACAAGCCGCAGTACACGGGGTAGAAGCTGTAGCTGATATCCGGGAACAGCAGCGGCAGATCGTGCTGGAACAGACCATGGAAGATGTGCGCCAGGACCTCATCGGAACCGTTGCCGAGGAACACCTTGCCGGCGTCGATCCCGTAATATCTGGCCACGGCTTGTTTGAGCAGGTCGCTGTTGGGGTCCGGATACAGGCGCAGGTTGTCGTTCAGCTCAGCCTGCATGGCCGCCAGCGCCTTGGGCGATGGGCCATAAGGGTTTTCATTGGTGTTGAGCTTGACCAGTTTGGTCAGCTTCGGTTGCTCACCGGGTACGTAAGGCACGAGGTCCTTGACGAAAGGGCTCCAGAATTTGCTCATGCCTTACTCTCCCTTGACGATGCGGTATTCAGCGCTGCGTGCGTGCGCACTGAGGGATTCACCACGGGCCAGCACCGAAGCGGTCTTGCCCAGTTCGGAAGCGCCTTGGGGCGAGCAGAAGATGATCGACGAGCGTTTCTGGAAATCATACACCCCCAGTGGCGACGAGAAGCGCGCGGTGCCCGAAGTCGGCAGCACGTGGTTCGGCCCGGCACAGTAGTCGCCCAGGGCTTCGCTGGTGTGGCGCCCCATGAAGATCGCCCCGGCGTGACGGATCGACGGCAACCAAGCCTGTGGGTCCGCTACGGACAGCTCAAGGTGCTCCGGCGCGATGCGGTTGGCCACCTCGATGGCCTGCTCCATGTCACGCACCAGAATCAGCGCACCGCGGCCATTGATCGACTTCTCGATGATCTCGGCACGCTCCATGGTCGGCAGCAGCTTATTAATGCTGGCGGCAACCTTGTCGAGGAACTCGGCGTCGGGACTGACCAGGATCGCCTGGGCGTCTTCGTCGTGCTCGGCCTGGGAGAACAGGTCCATGGCGATCCAGTCCGGGTCGGTCTGGCCATCACACACCACGAGGATTTCCGAGGGGCCGGCGATCATGTCGATGCCGACCTGGCCAAATACATGGCGCTTGGCGGTGGCGACATAGATATTGCCGGGGCCGACCACCTTGTCGACCTTCGGCACGCTTTCGGTGCCATAGGCCAGTGCCGCGACGGCTTGTGCGCCACCGATGGTGAACACGCGGTCGACACCGGCGATGCAGGCGGCAGCCAGTACCAACTCGTTGATTTCACCACGCGGAGTCGGCACCACCATGACCACTTCGGTCACGCCCGCCACTTTGGCCGGGATCGCATTCATCAGCACCGACGACGGGTACGAGGCTTTACCGCCGGGCACATACAAACCGGCGCGATCCAGCGGCGTGACCTTCTGGCCCAATACCGTGCCGTCGGCTTCGGTGTAGCTCCAGGAGTCCTGCTTCTGTTTTTCGTGGTAGCTACGCACCCGAGTCGCTGCCACTTCCAAGGCTTCGCGCTGCGCGATGGTGATGCGTGTCAGCGCCAGCTCCAGGCGTTCGCGGGGCAGAATGAGGTCAGCCATGGACTTGACGTCCAGGCCATCAAACTGACGGGTGAAGTCCACCAGCGCCGCGTCACCGCGCTCGCGCACGGCCTTGATAATATCGAGCACTCGCTGGTTGACCGAATCGTCGGACACGCTTTCCCAGCTCAGCAGATGATCCAGATGATGGGCGAAATCCGGGTCGGCAGCGTTGAGTCGGGCAATTGCAGTGGACGTGGTCATAGCGAGGGCCTCATAGGATTGGCAAAAAACTCAGGCGCCCTAAACTACCGTTCGCTCCGCTTGGGCACCTGAGAATTCTGGCTATGAGGCGGATAGACGGGCGCAGCCTTTGGGCTACGCAGGTGAGTCAACCGCGGTGTCGAGACTCCACTGCCTTGCGCAGGGTGTCGATCAACGCCTGGATGCGGGCGTGTTGCATCTTCATCGACGCTTTGTTGACGATCAGGCGGGAGCTGATGTCGGCAATGAAATCCTGCGGTTCCAAACCGTTGGCACGCAGGGTGTTACCGGTGTCGACCACGTCGATGATCTTGTCGGCCAGGCCGATCAGCGGCGCCAGCTCCATCGAGCCGTAGAGCTTGATGATATCGACCTGGCGGCCTTGTTCGGCGTAGTAGCGCTTGGCGACGTTGACGAACTTGGTTGCCACTCGCAGGCGGCCCTTGGGCTCGACATCGCCGACACGGCCGGCGGTCATCAGCTTGCACAGGGCGATACGCAGGTCCAATGGCTCGTAGAGGCCCTGGCCGCCGTATTCCATCAGTACGTCCTTGCCGGCCACCCCCAGGTCGGCGGCGCCATGTTCAACGTAGGTCGGCACGTCGGTAGCCCGCACGATCAGCAGGCGCACGTCGTCCTGGGTCGTGGGGATGATCAGCTTGCGGCTCTTGTCCGGATTCTCGGTCGGCACGATGCCAGCTTCAGCCAGAAGCGGCAACGTGTCGTCAAGGATGCGGCCCTTGGACAGTGCGATGGTCAACATGGGAACGTCAGTCCTTTATCAGGCTATTGCGGCCCGGTCGCAAATGGCGCCGGACACAGATCGAGGCCATTACAGCCTCGATTTGAAACAAACCAGTGTATGCAGGAGCGAGCTTGCTCGCGAAGAACGTCAACGATAACGCGTTTACTCAGAGTCAACGCGCTGTACATGAGTTTTTCGCGAGCAAGCTCGCTCCTACAGTGCAGCGGGGGTTAGCCCGGTACGCGGCGGATTTTTGCGCCGAGCATCTGCAGTTTTTCCTCGATGCACTCGTAACCACGGTCTATGTGGTAGATACGGTCGATCAGGGTGTCGCCTTCGGCGCACAGTGCCGAGATCACCAGGCTGGCCGAGGCACGCAAGTCGGTTGCCATCACTGGCGCGCCCTTGAGCTTGTCGATGCCGGTGACGATGGCGGTATTGCCTTCGACCTGGATCTTGGCGCCCATGCGGTGCAATTCATACACATGCATGAAGCGGTTTTCGAAGATGGTCTCGATCACGGCACCGGTGCCTTCGGCAATCGCGTTCAGGGAGATGAACTGCGCCTGCATGTCGGTCGGGAAGGCCGGGTATGGAGCGGTACGCACGTTGACGGCCTTTGGCCGCTTGCCGTGCATGTTCAGCTCGATCCAGTCTTCGCCGGTAGTGATTTCTGCGCCGGCTTCCTTGAGTTTTTCCAGGACGGCTTCAAGGATGGTCGGGTCGGTATCCTTGACCTTTACACGACCACCGGTCACGGCAGCGGCAACCAGGTAGGTGCCGGTCTCGATACGGTCCGGCATGACCTTATAGGTGGCGGTGTGCAGACGTTCTACACCATCAATGGTGATGGTGTCGGTGCCAGCACCGGAAACCTTCGCACCCATGGCGTTGAGGAAGTTGGCCAGGTCGACCACTTCCGGCTCACGTGCGGCGTTTTGCAGCACGCTGCGGCCTTTGGCCAGGGCAGCGGCCATCATGATGTTCTCGGTACCGGTTACGCTGACGGTATCAAAGAAGAAGTTCGCACCACGCAGGCCGCCTTCCGGCGCCTTGGCCTTGATATAGCCGCCTTCGACGTCGATGGTCGCGCCCATGGCTTCCAGGCCACGGATGTGCAGGTCGACCGGACGCGAACCAATGGCACAACCGCCAGGCAGGGCCACTTCGGCTTCACCGAAACGGGCAACCATCGGGCCGAGTACCAGGATCGACGCACGCATGGTTTTCACCAACTCGTACGGAGCGATCAGGGTCTTGATGGTACGCGGGTCGATTTCGACTGACAGTTTCTCGTCGATCACAGGCTCAATGCCCATGCGCCCGAACAGCTCGATCATGGTGGTGATGTCGTGCAGGTGCGGCAGGTTGGCCACCGTCACCGGGCCGTCGCACAGCAGGGTTGCTGCCAGGATCGGCAAGGCGGAGTTTTTCGCACCGGAAATGCGGATCTCGCCATCGAGGCGGGCACCGCCGGTAATAATCAATTTATCCATAAGAATCTCGACGCCTTGGGGGCTCAGGTGCGCTCGGCCCAGGCCGCGCGGCTGAAAAATTTCATAGTGACCGCGTGGATGCTGCCATCGGTGATCCACGGGTTCAAATGGGCATAGATCTGCTGTTGACGCTTGACCGGGCTCAACGCCGCCAGTTCATCGCTAATCACATTCAGCTGGAAGTTGCAGCCTTCGCCTTCAACTTCAACGCTCGTTTCGGGCAGCTTTCCTTCAAGGAAGCTTTTAACTTCGTTGGCCTGCATGCTCAACCTCTATCGGCGCCCAGTGCGCACGGGTCGCACATCATACAAAAAAGCCCCGCGCCTGCGAACCCCGCATAGCAGGACTCTGACGGAGGGCTTTTCTGATAAATGTGTATTAAGGGTGTGCCAACAGCTCGGTCAGGCCGGAAACCTCGGCAATCTCGCGCATGTCTTCAGGCAAGGCACGGATACTGAGCGGCTTTTTTGCCGCTTCGGCATCGCGCATGAAGCACAGCAGCAACGACAGGCCGACACTGCTGGACTTGGTCACCGCCGAGCAATCGAGCACCACTTCGGGCGCCTTGCTGGCCTTGATCAGCGCCTGGCCCTGCTTGCGCAGGTCAGGCCCCGTACGGTAATCCAGCACGCCGCTGAGGAACAGCTCGCCGGCGTCGCCGATACGAACAGCCGACTCGGTCATTGCGCAGGCTTCCCGGCAGCTTTGTCGGTTTCTTCCTTGGCCTTGGCAACTTCACCGGCCCAACCGTTGATGGTCTTGTCCAGGTCATTGCCATTGCGCTGCATCGCATCGGCGAACTGATCACGGAACAGCTTGCCGATGTTGATGCCGTTGATGACTACGTTACGCAGCTTCCACTCACCGTTGATTTTCGTGAGGGTGTAGGACACCGGATAGATCGCGCCATTGCTGCCCGAGACTTTCATGCCGACCTCGGCACGGTCGCCCGACTCTTCCTTGGCAGGGTCAACGACGATGCCCTGGTTGTTGTATTCCAGCAGAGCGTTGCCGTAGAACTGGAACAGGCCACGCTTGAAATTTTCCTGGAACGTCTGCATTTGCGCCGGAGTTGCCTTGCGCGAATACTTGACGGTCATGATGCTTTTGGAAATGCCTTCGGCATCGACCACCGGGCCAACAATCGTGTTGAGTGCTTCGTAAAACCGGGAAGGGTCTTGCTTGTACTGCTCTTTGTTGGCCTTCAGGTCGGCCAGCATCCTGCTGGTCGTGTCCTGCACCAAATCGTGCGCAGAACCTGCCGCGTTGGCCATCAGCGGCAACGCTGCAAGCAGTACCAGCAGGCCACGTCGCAAGGTAGAGATCATGAATAGATTCCTCATTTGGCGTCTTTATTGACCGTATTGAGCAGGAATTTACCGATCAGGTCTTCAAGCACCAGCGACGACTGCGTGTCGTGGATGGTCGAACCATCCTTGAGCAGGGCTGTTTCCCCGCCCACGCTGACACCGATGTACTTCTCGCCCAGCAGACCCGCGGTGAGGATAGATGCCGTGGAGTCAGTCGGCAGGTTATCTACCTTCTTGTCCAACTGCATGGTCACTCGCCCGGTGAAGCTGTCGCGGTCCAGATCGATTGCCGTGACCTTGCCGATGGTAACGCCGGCCATGGTCACTTTAGCTCTGACCGTCAAACCGGCGATATTGTCGAAGTACGCGTAAAGTTTATAAGTATCGGCGGTGGGGCTGGCCGACAGGCCGCTGA from Pseudomonas synxantha harbors:
- a CDS encoding lipid asymmetry maintenance protein MlaB; translation: MTESAVRIGDAGELFLSGVLDYRTGPDLRKQGQALIKASKAPEVVLDCSAVTKSSSVGLSLLLCFMRDAEAAKKPLSIRALPEDMREIAEVSGLTELLAHP
- a CDS encoding uracil-xanthine permease family protein yields the protein MQDEFNDPLWRQILSGAQMLFVAFGALVLMPLITGLDPNVALFTAGLGTLLFQVVTGRQVPVFLASSFAFITPIILAKGQFGLAATMGGVMAAGFVYTFLGLAVKVKGTGFIDRLLPPVVIGPVIISIGLAMAPIAANMAMGKSGDGAELIHYQTAMLISMPALLTTLIVAVFGKGIFRLVPIISGVLVGFAMSFYFGVVDTAKIAAAPWFALPHFTAPEFNWQAILFIVPVALAPAIEHIGGVIAVGSVTGRDYLKKPGLHRTLLGDGIATTAAGMFGGPPNTTYAEVTGAVMLTKNYNPKIMTWAAVFAISLAFIGKFGALLQSIPVPVMGGILCLLFGSIAAVGMNTLIRHRIDLGEARNLVIVSVTLVFGIGGVLVGTGTGPDDFGLKGIALCAVVAIGLNLLLPGNDGWKNKKPDEPLL
- the murA gene encoding UDP-N-acetylglucosamine 1-carboxyvinyltransferase, which produces MDKLIITGGARLDGEIRISGAKNSALPILAATLLCDGPVTVANLPHLHDITTMIELFGRMGIEPVIDEKLSVEIDPRTIKTLIAPYELVKTMRASILVLGPMVARFGEAEVALPGGCAIGSRPVDLHIRGLEAMGATIDVEGGYIKAKAPEGGLRGANFFFDTVSVTGTENIMMAAALAKGRSVLQNAAREPEVVDLANFLNAMGAKVSGAGTDTITIDGVERLHTATYKVMPDRIETGTYLVAAAVTGGRVKVKDTDPTILEAVLEKLKEAGAEITTGEDWIELNMHGKRPKAVNVRTAPYPAFPTDMQAQFISLNAIAEGTGAVIETIFENRFMHVYELHRMGAKIQVEGNTAIVTGIDKLKGAPVMATDLRASASLVISALCAEGDTLIDRIYHIDRGYECIEEKLQMLGAKIRRVPG
- the hisG gene encoding ATP phosphoribosyltransferase, with the translated sequence MLTIALSKGRILDDTLPLLAEAGIVPTENPDKSRKLIIPTTQDDVRLLIVRATDVPTYVEHGAADLGVAGKDVLMEYGGQGLYEPLDLRIALCKLMTAGRVGDVEPKGRLRVATKFVNVAKRYYAEQGRQVDIIKLYGSMELAPLIGLADKIIDVVDTGNTLRANGLEPQDFIADISSRLIVNKASMKMQHARIQALIDTLRKAVESRHRG
- a CDS encoding BolA family protein, yielding MQANEVKSFLEGKLPETSVEVEGEGCNFQLNVISDELAALSPVKRQQQIYAHLNPWITDGSIHAVTMKFFSRAAWAERT
- a CDS encoding phospholipid-binding protein MlaC; the encoded protein is MISTLRRGLLVLLAALPLMANAAGSAHDLVQDTTSRMLADLKANKEQYKQDPSRFYEALNTIVGPVVDAEGISKSIMTVKYSRKATPAQMQTFQENFKRGLFQFYGNALLEYNNQGIVVDPAKEESGDRAEVGMKVSGSNGAIYPVSYTLTKINGEWKLRNVVINGINIGKLFRDQFADAMQRNGNDLDKTINGWAGEVAKAKEETDKAAGKPAQ
- the hisC gene encoding histidinol-phosphate transaminase; this translates as MSKFWSPFVKDLVPYVPGEQPKLTKLVKLNTNENPYGPSPKALAAMQAELNDNLRLYPDPNSDLLKQAVARYYGIDAGKVFLGNGSDEVLAHIFHGLFQHDLPLLFPDISYSFYPVYCGLYGIKFDAVPLDEQFQIRVADYARPNGGIIIPNPNAPTGCVLALDAVEQLLKASPDSVVVVDEAYIDFGGETAISLVDRYPNLLVTQTLSKSRSLAGLRVGLAVGHPDLIEALERVKNSFNSYPLDRLAIVGAAAAFDDREYFAKTCQLVIDSREKLVAQLQAKGFEVLPSAANFIFARHPQHDAAGLAAKLREQGVIVRHFKQERIAQFLRISIGTPEQNQALIDGLGEL
- the hisD gene encoding histidinol dehydrogenase; this encodes MTTSTAIARLNAADPDFAHHLDHLLSWESVSDDSVNQRVLDIIKAVRERGDAALVDFTRQFDGLDVKSMADLILPRERLELALTRITIAQREALEVAATRVRSYHEKQKQDSWSYTEADGTVLGQKVTPLDRAGLYVPGGKASYPSSVLMNAIPAKVAGVTEVVMVVPTPRGEINELVLAAACIAGVDRVFTIGGAQAVAALAYGTESVPKVDKVVGPGNIYVATAKRHVFGQVGIDMIAGPSEILVVCDGQTDPDWIAMDLFSQAEHDEDAQAILVSPDAEFLDKVAASINKLLPTMERAEIIEKSINGRGALILVRDMEQAIEVANRIAPEHLELSVADPQAWLPSIRHAGAIFMGRHTSEALGDYCAGPNHVLPTSGTARFSSPLGVYDFQKRSSIIFCSPQGASELGKTASVLARGESLSAHARSAEYRIVKGE
- the mlaD gene encoding outer membrane lipid asymmetry maintenance protein MlaD, with amino-acid sequence MQNRTVEIGVGLFLLAGILALLLLALRVSGLSASPTADTYKLYAYFDNIAGLTVRAKVTMAGVTIGKVTAIDLDRDSFTGRVTMQLDKKVDNLPTDSTASILTAGLLGEKYIGVSVGGETALLKDGSTIHDTQSSLVLEDLIGKFLLNTVNKDAK